The proteins below come from a single Leptospira bourretii genomic window:
- a CDS encoding HEAT repeat domain-containing protein, translating to MKFSKTVYTFLSVLIFVVSPLLSDELDPILYNKIKESLSDTHHQVDLDAMKLRLNKIHSNPLPYLIKISESKDSYVFVRARAIRMMETFSGEVTIHLLEKTIANESENVHLRKLAVRSYSSLLKNNQTKRNGFLKQFETDKHLGNFLKQSVQRGNLDSTPSHIKKKDHIDFKREEIKKQL from the coding sequence ATGAAATTTTCTAAAACAGTATATACTTTTTTATCTGTATTAATTTTTGTTGTGAGTCCATTGTTATCAGATGAACTAGATCCGATTCTCTACAATAAAATAAAAGAATCTCTTTCTGATACACACCATCAAGTAGATTTAGATGCAATGAAGTTAAGATTAAATAAAATTCACTCAAACCCTCTTCCTTATTTAATTAAAATTTCAGAATCAAAAGATAGTTATGTTTTCGTAAGAGCCAGGGCGATTCGAATGATGGAAACCTTTTCGGGCGAAGTCACAATTCATTTATTAGAAAAAACCATCGCCAATGAATCGGAAAATGTACACTTACGGAAGTTAGCTGTTCGATCTTATTCTTCCTTATTAAAAAACAACCAAACAAAACGGAATGGTTTTTTAAAACAGTTTGAGACAGATAAACATTTAGGTAATTTTTTGAAACAATCAGTGCAAAGAGGAAATCTGGATTCGACGCCTTCCCACATCAAAAAGAAAGATCATATTGATTTTAAGAGAGAAGAAATCAAAAAACAATTATAG
- a CDS encoding M43 family zinc metalloprotease has product MMRIIQYFLPILLFLFSLNCNNKKSEEKNEDLVFHLLLDAYMNGSNVPCVSTQTVPLEPIGTWTVGGNPFFYSETLPISLHRSLPMVQLFFEQNNTFGGALFPVFYENRSISSSGFLNRDVFSGLGQGSSTSMFPYGKDTAYATDPAVSILNTDSISSPLGVEFNLEIPVSLSATFISSCKTLDSDEMEFQTNHADSADSGLYHFWQTEKNLDVNLIFVNNGPDLAYPDQTLTALSVALNRWKENYSQGPVRINIHFSTTTLDSVEYSSIYDLSTSFIFPGTLGGLFTTTSYVGKPNALNVFIVKEELQYGGVLGVSGGIPGPAALLGTRQSGVAVFIETHRLTSNTGQPLTHDELLLLGETMSHEAGHFLGLWHVVEAFGDTGEVGSRDPLRDTPACGIWNDLNQDGFLSVLECSGFGPYDSGGRNMMFWSGMVGFAQGQITAEQGWILRLNPLVY; this is encoded by the coding sequence ATGATGCGGATAATTCAATATTTTTTACCTATTCTTTTATTTTTATTTTCACTAAATTGTAATAATAAGAAATCGGAAGAAAAAAATGAGGATTTAGTATTTCATTTACTTCTGGATGCATATATGAATGGTTCCAATGTTCCTTGTGTTTCGACACAAACGGTTCCGTTGGAACCGATTGGCACTTGGACAGTGGGTGGGAACCCATTTTTCTATTCTGAAACATTGCCGATTTCTTTGCATAGGTCCCTGCCAATGGTACAATTGTTTTTCGAACAAAATAATACCTTTGGAGGAGCGTTATTTCCTGTGTTCTATGAAAATCGCAGCATTTCCAGTTCAGGTTTTTTGAATCGAGATGTTTTTTCAGGCTTGGGACAAGGTTCTTCTACAAGTATGTTTCCTTATGGAAAAGACACTGCCTATGCCACTGATCCTGCTGTAAGTATCCTCAATACTGATTCGATAAGTTCACCGTTAGGTGTTGAGTTTAATCTTGAAATTCCCGTTAGCTTATCTGCCACTTTTATCAGCTCATGTAAAACATTAGATTCCGATGAGATGGAGTTTCAAACTAATCATGCGGATTCTGCAGATAGTGGACTATATCATTTTTGGCAAACCGAAAAAAATTTGGATGTAAATCTCATTTTTGTAAACAATGGTCCTGATCTTGCCTATCCTGATCAAACACTAACTGCGCTTTCCGTTGCCCTCAATCGATGGAAAGAAAATTACTCACAAGGACCTGTTAGAATTAATATACATTTTTCAACGACAACTCTTGATTCAGTTGAGTACAGTAGTATTTATGATTTAAGCACGTCATTTATTTTTCCTGGTACTTTGGGTGGATTATTCACAACCACTTCCTATGTTGGAAAACCAAATGCGCTTAATGTTTTTATCGTAAAAGAAGAATTACAGTATGGTGGGGTTCTTGGTGTTTCTGGAGGAATTCCTGGCCCTGCTGCTTTGTTGGGCACACGCCAATCCGGTGTGGCTGTTTTTATTGAAACTCATCGTTTAACTTCGAATACCGGACAACCGCTAACACACGACGAATTATTGTTACTTGGAGAGACAATGTCCCATGAAGCTGGCCATTTCTTAGGTTTATGGCATGTTGTTGAAGCTTTTGGAGATACAGGCGAAGTTGGAAGTAGGGATCCTTTGCGAGATACTCCTGCCTGCGGTATTTGGAATGATTTGAATCAAGATGGATTTTTAAGTGTTTTAGAATGTTCGGGATTTGGTCCATACGATTCAGGTGGTCGGAACATGATGTTTTGGAGTGGGATGGTTGGTTTTGCGCAGGGACAAATCACAGCTGAACAAGGATGGATTCTTCGTTTGAATCCTTTGGTATACTAG
- a CDS encoding DUF167 domain-containing protein, with protein MKLTVKVKPNNKQPGLEFLSETECIARLKSPPVDGKANEELIQLLSKHFHVPKKNISILSGLSSKSKLVFILPKD; from the coding sequence ATGAAACTGACTGTAAAGGTAAAACCAAATAACAAACAACCAGGATTAGAATTTTTATCCGAAACAGAATGTATCGCGCGTTTGAAGTCACCGCCAGTGGATGGGAAGGCAAATGAGGAATTAATCCAATTACTTTCGAAACATTTTCATGTTCCGAAAAAAAATATCTCCATTCTGTCAGGACTTTCTTCCAAATCAAAATTAGTTTTTATCCTTCCAAAAGATTGA
- a CDS encoding ABC transporter ATP-binding protein has translation MKKSNTLLETKNLGKTYQVGEVPLVALHSVNLKFNEGELTVMLGASGSGKSTLLNILGGLDTATTGEVFFHGKTLALENDEGLTQYRRNYVGFVFQFYNLIPSLTAEENVRLVTDLSSHSMTPLEALTLVKLADRKNHFPAQLSGGEQQRVAIARAIAKRPELLLCDEPTGALDFKTGRIVLEAITGINQELGTTTVVITHNESIAQIADRIILVKDGTIVSDSINRHKKPVSEVSW, from the coding sequence ATGAAGAAATCGAACACCCTTCTGGAAACAAAAAATCTTGGAAAAACCTACCAAGTAGGTGAGGTGCCACTAGTCGCCCTTCATTCAGTTAATCTTAAATTCAATGAAGGAGAACTAACAGTGATGTTAGGTGCTTCTGGATCGGGCAAATCGACACTACTCAATATTTTGGGAGGACTCGATACAGCCACCACTGGTGAAGTTTTTTTTCATGGGAAAACTTTGGCTCTCGAAAATGATGAGGGACTCACACAATACCGAAGAAATTACGTTGGTTTTGTGTTTCAATTTTACAATTTAATCCCTAGCCTTACAGCAGAAGAGAACGTTCGTTTGGTGACGGATCTATCAAGCCATTCAATGACACCTCTGGAAGCATTAACGCTCGTAAAACTTGCAGATAGAAAAAATCACTTCCCGGCTCAGCTTTCTGGCGGGGAACAACAACGAGTTGCTATAGCTCGAGCCATTGCCAAAAGACCAGAACTTTTGTTATGTGATGAACCAACGGGTGCACTGGATTTTAAAACAGGAAGAATTGTTTTAGAAGCTATCACCGGGATCAACCAAGAACTAGGGACAACTACTGTTGTGATCACACACAATGAGTCTATTGCTCAAATTGCAGACAGGATCATTTTAGTAAAAGATGGAACGATAGTATCAGACTCAATCAATCGTCATAAAAAACCTGTATCTGAGGTTAGTTGGTGA
- the amt gene encoding ammonium transporter gives MSVQKSLLDILWVLVCSGLVLMMQGGFLVLESGLTRAKNSINVAIKNIADFGVATLLFYLFGFGIMFGSSFYGLLGTDLFLPNFPKDNAWPPTFFLFQLMFCGTASTIVSGAVAERLKFPSYLLATALISGIIYPIVGHWVWGGTFTETSKGWLEQLGFHDFAGSTQVHSVGGWVSLALLLVVGPRLGRFKDGEPSKAVTGSNLPLAMLGGIILWFGWMGFNGGSTLAFNGSVPIVILNTIIASGFSMMMALFLTWFVKGYPEAISPLNGSLAGLVSITASADCVEPAQAALIGMIAGALTIPAEKLLERWKIDDAVGAVPVHLVGGLWGTLAVGIFGDLERIGVTSGRGDFLLIQVLGAFVIGLFAFCVSYFIFKGINRIYHLRVDETEERMGLNISEHKATTELIDLFLSMDYQHKTGDLTLDVPVEPFTEVGQIAERYNLVLGKVRSTLKENEDSRIEIANAYEKVRNEQERAEKLLLNVLPKSIAEELKEKQGLIANSYPEVSVLFADIVGFTQISSGMKPEAVVRILNEIFSYFDVLAEKYRLEKIKTIGDAYMAVAGLPAPEQYHSLLATHMAWDMKSLLSRLRLGKSGTKLSMRIGINTGPVVAGVIGTKKFIYDIWGDAVNLASRMESHGLPNEIQITESTADLIRSDFELEERGEIEVKGKGKIRTFLVKQRIREPEVSLPYFQFVT, from the coding sequence ATGTCGGTTCAAAAAAGTCTATTGGATATTTTGTGGGTACTTGTCTGTTCGGGTCTTGTGTTAATGATGCAAGGAGGGTTTTTGGTATTGGAGTCTGGATTGACTCGAGCAAAAAATTCAATCAACGTTGCGATTAAAAACATAGCAGATTTCGGTGTTGCCACTCTTTTATTTTATCTTTTCGGATTTGGAATCATGTTTGGGTCATCTTTTTATGGATTGTTAGGTACTGATTTATTTTTGCCTAACTTTCCTAAGGACAATGCGTGGCCTCCCACATTCTTTTTGTTCCAGTTGATGTTTTGCGGAACAGCTTCTACAATTGTTTCTGGTGCTGTTGCAGAACGTTTAAAGTTTCCATCCTATCTACTCGCCACAGCTCTTATCTCCGGAATCATCTATCCAATTGTTGGTCATTGGGTTTGGGGTGGGACATTTACAGAAACATCCAAAGGTTGGTTAGAACAATTAGGGTTTCATGACTTTGCTGGATCCACTCAAGTGCATAGTGTGGGTGGTTGGGTTTCTTTAGCTCTACTTCTCGTTGTAGGTCCAAGACTAGGAAGATTCAAAGATGGCGAGCCTTCCAAAGCTGTGACAGGAAGTAATCTTCCTCTGGCAATGTTAGGTGGAATAATTCTTTGGTTTGGTTGGATGGGATTTAATGGCGGAAGCACGCTGGCTTTTAACGGATCTGTCCCAATCGTAATTTTAAATACCATTATTGCTTCAGGTTTTTCGATGATGATGGCTTTGTTTTTAACTTGGTTTGTAAAAGGATATCCCGAGGCAATTTCTCCATTAAACGGATCTTTGGCGGGACTTGTTTCCATCACAGCCAGTGCCGATTGTGTAGAACCAGCTCAAGCTGCGTTGATTGGTATGATTGCTGGAGCACTTACGATTCCTGCTGAAAAATTACTCGAAAGATGGAAAATTGACGATGCAGTTGGTGCGGTTCCTGTCCATCTCGTCGGTGGGCTTTGGGGAACTTTGGCAGTGGGAATTTTTGGAGACTTAGAAAGAATAGGTGTTACAAGTGGAAGAGGGGATTTTCTACTCATCCAAGTTTTGGGTGCATTTGTGATTGGTTTATTTGCTTTTTGTGTTTCCTATTTTATTTTCAAAGGTATCAATCGGATTTATCATCTAAGAGTGGATGAAACAGAAGAAAGGATGGGTTTAAATATTTCGGAACACAAAGCCACAACAGAACTCATTGATCTTTTTTTATCAATGGATTACCAACACAAAACGGGAGATTTAACTCTTGATGTGCCTGTAGAACCTTTTACTGAAGTGGGCCAAATCGCAGAAAGATATAACTTAGTTCTTGGCAAGGTTCGCTCCACTCTAAAAGAAAATGAAGACTCTCGTATTGAAATTGCAAATGCATATGAAAAGGTACGAAATGAACAAGAAAGAGCCGAAAAACTTTTGTTAAATGTTTTGCCAAAATCAATTGCAGAAGAGTTAAAAGAAAAACAAGGATTAATTGCCAATAGTTATCCAGAAGTGTCTGTTCTCTTTGCAGACATTGTCGGTTTTACTCAAATATCTTCAGGAATGAAACCAGAAGCAGTGGTTCGCATCTTAAATGAAATTTTTTCTTATTTTGATGTCCTCGCAGAAAAATATCGTTTGGAAAAAATCAAAACTATCGGTGATGCTTATATGGCTGTAGCCGGTTTACCTGCACCTGAACAGTATCATTCTTTACTTGCGACTCATATGGCCTGGGATATGAAATCTCTTCTTTCAAGGTTGCGGCTTGGCAAAAGTGGTACCAAACTCAGTATGCGTATTGGAATCAACACAGGTCCAGTCGTTGCTGGTGTGATTGGAACCAAAAAATTTATTTATGATATTTGGGGAGATGCGGTCAACCTTGCTTCCCGGATGGAGTCTCATGGCCTACCAAATGAAATTCAAATCACGGAATCTACGGCAGATCTAATTCGATCCGATTTTGAATTGGAAGAAAGAGGTGAAATTGAAGTCAAGGGAAAAGGAAAAATCAGAACCTTCCTCGTCAAACAAAGGATACGTGAACCGGAAGTCAGTTTGCCTTATTTCCAATTTGTAACATAA
- a CDS encoding MORN repeat-containing protein → MKFLLPSLKKRHLIFATLALLVLLVSIAFYVTYNRGKCSSGDCNTGFGVLELKDGTYYAGGFLNHRFHDYGILKHFSGEKYEGYWHRGEKNGKGKIFYADGAFYEGNFRRNIKHGEGYYVWSDGTKISGFFVNGEPQGKCTLTLPNKLTLVGEYERGIVINGEGIYIYDDQSRYIGNWKNGKREGKGTLLSASGEILKAGTWKSDNFQGP, encoded by the coding sequence ATGAAATTCTTGTTACCCTCTCTCAAAAAGAGACACCTAATTTTCGCTACATTGGCACTTCTAGTTCTCTTAGTTTCAATCGCATTTTATGTCACTTATAATAGGGGCAAATGTTCGTCAGGTGACTGTAATACTGGTTTCGGTGTTTTAGAACTGAAAGATGGCACCTACTACGCTGGCGGATTTTTAAATCATAGGTTTCACGACTATGGAATTCTAAAACATTTCAGTGGAGAAAAATATGAAGGTTATTGGCACAGAGGTGAAAAAAATGGCAAAGGTAAAATTTTTTATGCTGATGGAGCTTTTTATGAGGGAAATTTTAGAAGGAATATAAAACACGGAGAAGGTTATTACGTTTGGTCTGATGGCACCAAAATATCCGGTTTTTTTGTTAATGGTGAACCTCAAGGAAAATGTACATTAACACTACCTAATAAACTAACTCTGGTTGGTGAGTATGAGCGTGGAATTGTAATTAACGGGGAAGGAATTTATATTTACGACGACCAGTCTCGATACATTGGTAATTGGAAAAACGGCAAAAGAGAAGGAAAAGGTACACTACTCTCTGCATCCGGCGAAATACTTAAAGCAGGAACCTGGAAAAGCGATAACTTCCAAGGGCCATAA
- a CDS encoding helix-turn-helix domain-containing protein has product MSWSEENLYTILEKIGSSIKGRRVQMNLSQEELAEKTGVSLSSIARLETGKGNISLLNLLSLLKELDLLNELQLTFRDPNFSLSLIAKSKTKKLRQRVRKEKAPNKNKEWTWGDLNE; this is encoded by the coding sequence ATGAGTTGGTCAGAGGAAAATTTATATACTATTCTCGAAAAAATAGGCTCTTCCATAAAAGGGAGACGTGTCCAAATGAACCTTTCGCAAGAAGAACTTGCGGAAAAAACGGGTGTATCACTTTCCTCCATCGCTCGTTTAGAAACAGGGAAAGGAAATATTTCCCTACTGAATTTGCTTTCACTCTTGAAAGAATTAGATTTACTCAACGAATTACAACTAACCTTTCGTGACCCCAACTTTTCGTTATCTCTGATTGCAAAATCAAAAACAAAAAAACTAAGGCAACGAGTAAGAAAAGAAAAAGCACCTAATAAAAATAAGGAATGGACCTGGGGAGACCTAAATGAGTGA
- a CDS encoding tetratricopeptide repeat protein — protein sequence MSIKIYHVVFVLLFLTLSCKNREDAISSYSKGVDFYSKKSLEKALAEFSNAVKADSSFVSARLMKGKTEYYLGKHENATETFQDLLDDFPGNATSLTWLGKIYMLDSSKRDDAKQKLSMAIQFDDNQIDAHYYLGKLFEQEGNVKDALIQYSHGIEIAKRSEKIQRDLNEIYRNAGLNTATPEAKTSAPVPEVAKKSKRK from the coding sequence ATGAGCATTAAAATCTATCACGTAGTTTTTGTTTTATTATTTTTGACGTTAAGCTGTAAAAATCGAGAAGACGCAATTTCTTCATACTCCAAAGGTGTGGATTTTTATTCCAAAAAAAGTTTGGAAAAAGCATTGGCTGAGTTTTCAAATGCTGTAAAGGCAGATAGTAGTTTTGTATCTGCCAGATTAATGAAGGGAAAAACCGAGTATTATCTTGGTAAACATGAAAACGCAACTGAGACCTTTCAAGACCTATTAGATGATTTCCCGGGGAATGCAACCTCATTAACTTGGCTCGGCAAAATATATATGTTAGATTCTTCTAAACGTGATGACGCTAAGCAGAAATTGTCCATGGCAATTCAATTTGACGATAATCAAATTGATGCACACTACTATTTGGGAAAACTATTCGAACAAGAAGGGAACGTAAAAGATGCACTGATCCAATACTCACATGGGATTGAGATCGCAAAAAGATCCGAGAAAATTCAAAGAGATCTCAATGAGATTTATAGAAATGCAGGGCTAAATACCGCCACACCTGAAGCAAAAACATCGGCGCCAGTACCAGAAGTAGCAAAAAAGTCAAAAAGAAAGTAA
- a CDS encoding tetratricopeptide repeat protein, with product MKALTLVLVSLIVLSFTSVCAQSEESKLKDVSDAVKLNSDGIGLLQRGEVLDARKKFESAHDKDPLSPEYPNNVGFTYLLLKDEEKAETYFKKSLEINPDFFRAHYNLGVLFQKKDNVAKALEYYKTATENNPDFPEARYNLALMYMRKGDKKKAIESFEIFIKIASPEMKQPVQDAKIRISELSK from the coding sequence TTGAAAGCTCTAACACTTGTTCTTGTTTCTTTGATTGTGTTGTCATTCACTAGTGTTTGCGCACAAAGCGAGGAAAGTAAATTGAAAGATGTATCTGATGCAGTGAAACTAAACTCTGATGGTATTGGATTACTTCAGAGAGGTGAAGTGCTTGACGCGAGGAAAAAATTCGAATCAGCACATGATAAGGATCCTTTATCGCCGGAATATCCTAACAATGTTGGATTTACTTATCTGTTGCTAAAGGATGAGGAAAAAGCAGAAACTTATTTCAAAAAATCTTTGGAAATTAATCCGGATTTTTTTAGAGCTCACTATAATTTAGGAGTTCTGTTCCAAAAAAAGGATAATGTCGCAAAGGCATTAGAATATTATAAGACTGCAACTGAAAATAACCCTGATTTTCCAGAAGCTAGATATAATCTTGCGCTCATGTATATGAGAAAGGGTGATAAGAAAAAAGCCATCGAATCCTTTGAAATTTTTATTAAAATTGCATCTCCTGAAATGAAACAACCAGTTCAAGATGCAAAGATTAGAATTTCAGAGTTAAGTAAATGA
- a CDS encoding type II toxin-antitoxin system HipA family toxin has protein sequence MSEPVTLAKVYLWGTLLGFISWNEEGGFASFEYENDFLNAPVEPSPLLMPKSRSLYSFRNLNVDTFKGLPGMFADSLPDKFGNALIDVWLSKIGRNSKSFNPVERLCYIGERGMGALEFKPATYKLKTKNIPIEIAEMVELASEILSNRKKFSTKLELKNQKKLNESLTSLMTIGTSAGGARAKCIIAYNEKTGEVRSGQVKTTEDYSYWIIKLDGIQNNKDKELNDPKGFGTIEYAYYRMALDCGIQMMQSKLLEENGRHHFMTKRFDRTNGGEKLHMQSLCAIAHYDFNMAGAYSYEQAFEVIRKIISENTRNALEQQFRRAVFNVISRNQDDHTKNIAFLMDQTGKWNLSPAYDMTYSYNPNGQWTSRHQMSINGKRENFQLEDLIELGKKADLKNLQIKSIITQTKDILSSWKKYANEAMISPIMQKQIQKNLNLSI, from the coding sequence ATGAGTGAACCAGTCACTTTAGCAAAGGTTTATCTATGGGGAACGCTTCTTGGTTTTATTTCTTGGAATGAAGAAGGGGGGTTTGCTTCTTTTGAGTATGAAAATGATTTTTTAAATGCCCCAGTCGAACCTTCACCTCTCCTTATGCCCAAAAGCAGATCTCTATACTCTTTTCGAAATTTAAATGTAGACACCTTTAAAGGTTTACCTGGTATGTTTGCTGATTCCCTACCTGATAAATTCGGGAATGCTTTAATTGATGTTTGGCTTTCAAAAATAGGTAGAAATTCAAAATCATTTAACCCTGTAGAAAGATTGTGTTATATCGGCGAACGAGGAATGGGTGCTTTGGAATTTAAACCGGCAACATATAAATTAAAAACCAAAAATATTCCCATTGAAATTGCTGAGATGGTAGAGTTAGCATCTGAAATCCTAAGTAATCGTAAAAAATTCTCTACAAAACTAGAATTAAAGAATCAAAAGAAATTAAATGAATCTTTGACAAGTTTAATGACAATCGGAACATCCGCAGGTGGTGCAAGAGCAAAGTGTATTATTGCATACAACGAAAAAACAGGAGAAGTTCGATCTGGGCAGGTAAAAACGACAGAAGATTATTCTTATTGGATTATAAAATTGGATGGAATCCAAAATAATAAAGACAAAGAGCTAAATGATCCAAAGGGATTTGGAACAATCGAATATGCTTACTATCGAATGGCATTGGATTGCGGAATACAGATGATGCAGTCAAAACTACTCGAAGAAAATGGCAGACATCATTTTATGACAAAACGTTTTGATCGCACCAATGGAGGCGAAAAATTGCACATGCAATCACTCTGTGCTATCGCACATTACGATTTTAACATGGCAGGAGCTTATAGTTATGAACAAGCTTTTGAAGTGATTCGTAAAATCATTTCAGAAAACACCCGAAATGCTTTAGAACAACAATTCCGAAGAGCTGTCTTTAATGTCATTTCTCGTAACCAGGATGATCATACGAAAAATATTGCTTTTTTAATGGATCAAACGGGGAAATGGAATTTATCACCTGCTTATGATATGACATATAGTTATAATCCCAATGGACAATGGACGAGTCGCCACCAAATGAGCATTAACGGAAAACGAGAAAACTTTCAACTGGAAGATCTCATTGAGTTGGGCAAAAAAGCGGATCTAAAAAATTTACAAATCAAATCCATCATCACTCAAACAAAAGATATTCTTTCGTCCTGGAAAAAATATGCCAATGAAGCGATGATTTCGCCTATAATGCAAAAGCAAATTCAAAAGAACTTAAACTTATCAATTTAA